The following DNA comes from Syntrophales bacterium.
CGCTCTTCGCTGAGTTCGCGGATACGCGGATTAGTATAAGCGTCCCCCTGCTTTTCCCACTCTGCAAAATACTTTGTGCTTCGTAATTTCATTTCCTCTATATGTTTGATCACCAGATTGCCCTGACTCTCAAGATTGGCGACAGCGTCTGAATAGACGCCGAAGGATTTTTTCAGATCGGGTTGCGCTGACTTGATAAGGGAGTCAAGTGCTGTAGCCGTAACATCAATCTGGACACTGATTTTTTTGATATCGCTATCCACTTCCTCTATGGATTTGGAGGTTTTAACGGAGCGATCCATGCCGGTAGTTGCACACCCGTTCAGGAAAACGGCCGTGCCGAGTAGAAGCATGGTGAAAAATGCAAGGGAGCGATTTTCGCGTTTCA
Coding sequences within:
- a CDS encoding DUF2959 family protein gives rise to the protein MKRENRSLAFFTMLLLGTAVFLNGCATTGMDRSVKTSKSIEEVDSDIKKISVQIDVTATALDSLIKSAQPDLKKSFGVYSDAVANLESQGNLVIKHIEEMKLRSTKYFAEWEKQGDAYTNPRIRELSEERRKKLAEMYDQVPTAGSGIKLSYLACLTDLKEIQKYLSNDLTPKGIEAVTPVAEKSVQELDSLKASLKPVITALEEIKAELYGGKK